The genomic stretch AGGAagttctcaagagtctttggagatagagaagcttagctGATCGATCTGGTATAGTTCTAGGGGTagtgtgtggcttacgaaaagaatacacgacacttggaaagtggttaaaggcatgagtgcgttcaactttgatttgatttttgactccgacctgtagttataccacaacaggccgcgcgatctgcactgatctggtacacttgaaatgttccttgtatctttgctttacgatcgtatatgtttaagaattgatgtttttaaaataaattaatgcctgaatattctgtttataatctagtttctttatgtgttctACTCGATAACATTGTTTTGtggaacactgacccgatgcaacgcgaatgtattaattttgttcatttgctgataagcaattaaatttatgctcaattaaggataatctttatactcatacattgtgtgtttttgtcaccggtcaggcgctatttgtaggtatttctgggtttatataaggcgaactgaggGAACAGTAATCAGgtatttgtttacaaattttgtttgccgatcggtgactgctttgttagcatgggtacgacctcgtaaaaatacacattggtaaatgtttgtttcaaagcagcacagggctgtaaatctttTTCTTATTGGCCGCAACATATAATCTGAGGAGTAGCatagaataaacttgaattatggggataaataaaatcaaaccaaatgcccagaaatactctcgcgtcgcgaacaattaatttgaattttgtaaatttactttcgtgcatctaactcgcttctaattggtttaaaaacaatcagctactgtcagaactcacacatgcgcattatcgtgaaccagtccctttaagaaCAAACaccactagcccgatagcaaaatcaaCTAGCCCCAGGCCATTGGACACGACCTTCTGACTTTGCACGCTGAGTTGACTAAAACTGGGTTTTTCTAGTTACACTGTACCATAACTGCTGGTTGAATATGCTTTTGAAACAGTAGAAGCataaaaaaaatcgaaaccCCTTCTACAGATTAATTTTTAGCTACCTTCAGATTTAGATTTTTCACTCTTCTGGATGACCGGATGggacttttttcaagccctgctCCTACTCTTTAAAAACAACCATGCTTTCACACCAAGAGGAAAACATTGCCTTTGAGGATACCTCTGGGGTCAACATTAAATTCTTCTGTACACACACAACACACAGAACCTTGGCTTGATGGACGATGTCTTTATCACCAAAGTCACCATGACCTGTATGTATAATTATCACATAATCAGcacattttctcaaaattaacATACACACTGTAGCTAACCTTGACAATAATAATCCAAGGGCTCAGCATAGTACTCaagttttgtctttaaaaaatttaaaagtgttaGAAGCTTGGAGTACGATTTTCACCTCTGGTGAACTTACTGCATGCaatgtaaatcaattttttcaatttacatCAAAGACAAGGTCACTGGTTCATGCATCTAGCCATCTCTCTTGGCAGCTGAGAACAATCACCAGTGACTAATGCAAAATTAATGCAACCTATGATTTTCATCATGGTATTTAGAGACGTGAAAAATgatgtaatttgttttgtgtTAAATTCTCCACCTCAGTAAGAACTACAGTAAGTTGTCAAACCCCTGCATGACCCATTGATGTCCCCAGGGTTTGCCAGAGGGAGACATGTTGACGTTGATACATAATGTAAACCCAGTGGTTATTTGTACGGGATCCATACACCATACTTCCTAATCATACGGGATTCTTTCTACAGAAGTATATTTGTGATTATATTTTATGAGTTAAGTTCATACCATTTTCACTAGTAATGTATTCTACCCCCCATTGAAATGCTGCTCAACAAAATGTTCATAAAAGAAGTCtgttcaatttaaaaaaaaaaaaaaaaaattagagtaACCGGAGTGGGATTCAAACTCAGAGTATGGGTCTGCAGTCTCTACTGTACTACATAAACCAATATCTAGAGCACCGTGGGGGGGggatactcaacaaattttttagCCGGGGAGGCTCCGCTttaaggtccaaccccttacccttttatataccactcTTCACAATAAAGGTGcctctttcatataccttctattgacaaatggtacctctttcacataccttgtttagaactttgcatcccttttaacagCTGTAAATCCACTGTtatttaaataggaatcaatcacaaaaacagaacattttctcgacttttatctgttagccctttgggccctttcacagacccaaatgacagatacTTAAGTgtaatccctaccctttcatatacctgaagcctgaaaaaggttcCCCTTTGGGGCAGAGCTTCCCTTCGCTGCTGATGTAAGTTTGATTTGAAGTTACATAACAACAACCCCaaccctaaatagaagcctACTATTTCAAGTCAGTGCTTAGCCCTAATCTGACTCTTGTCAGGGCAAATTGCCATTCAGTATTAAAAGTAAATGGCATGTGTGatgcagggttttcaataaaagCTGGTGGCAGGCTAAATCGCCAGCTATTTCACATGAACTTACCGCCTACTTCTCTTTGCAAATTACCCCAGTTAAATAGAgtcactgaataaaaaagccaaaatttaatgatgtctgtgttctgttcaaacactctaatttttgctccagaatgctgaaaatgcattctaagaggcccagatttcaaaatttttccagtAACTAGTGATTTTGGGTACTGGCAAGTTGCTCCTTTGCCAcgagtttttttccttctccaccTACTCCAAAGCTTTTGCTACATGCTTAAAATCTTACTGAAAACCCTGTGATGGCTtttatatttaaaacaaaatgtacaGATTGTTACCTTGCCAAGTCCTATGGAGTGCAGATGCATTTCTTGCAGTAACCGTAACCCAGTAATGTCCATTGTCGACAGCAACATCCACTACATTGCTCAACTCCCGTGTGATATCCCAAAAAGGCTTGAAAACAGCACACACATCTTTCTCTTGTTCAGCTGTTGCAAGCACAGCTTCGAGAAATAAAAGGTTTGTGCTTATCACACTCTAAAACCTGAAAATCTTATTTTAAGAACAGAATTTctcaaattaaacttcagattaagagttttttttttctgaaatgaaatttcttattttaagaaaaaaatcttattttcaagaaaaaattcttaaataaaGAGACAGGCCTTATTTTAAGTAAAAGCATTCTAAatcttaatttaagaaaaataattcttattatGAGCAGGTAGTTTCTTAAATTAAAACCTATTTAagaatttaattttcttaagttaaatttccatttttaagaaacaatttcttatttcaagaagaaaaaccagtccttatttcaagaaaaattattCTTAATATTTAAGTCGATCCAGGCCAGTGCAAATGACGCTAAATTACTATGTGCCAAATCAATGGTCTCTTTTCTTTCTCAGGGTCTCGATCCCTATATTTGGAGTTTGACGTTGGAACAAGACCTAATATTTGCAGCCTCTCTTTTCACCCACCTGTTATAAGGAAGATATCATACAACAGAATTCAGTTTCACAATGCATTCTGCTTTATTGTTTCACAATCCTCTTCACAATAACAGTCACAGTTTTCGAAAACTTTCAAGGCTGAACCTTTTCAGTTACACAGAAATTATAAGCTTAAATGACATCTTGTATAAAGTCCTTATCAGCAATATTCTCATTAAAACAGTCAGTTTTGTGTTGAATTGTATCGCCGGACACTGCACTGACGAGCTGGCACTCTTTCTTCCCTCCCCATATCGGCTTAAGTCATCACAGTTTACTGTTCTCAGCAAATCCTCAAGTTCTGGTCTTCGCAGCCACTCGAAAACCATTCAAACTTAATCTCTCCGACTTCCTACTCCATCGCAAAAAGGTCTTGTACTAGTTTTCGgtacttttgatttttttttagtaggacctgtggcggatctaggggtgGTTCGGGTGGTTCGGTCGAACCCCCTAAACTGAACGTGATGTGAAAACGTATAACAAACACGTggttaaaaaaaagtgaaccaactcagctaataaaataaaatatatattttgaaaataatatttctttgtGTCTTTGTACgcgaaaacagcaataaaaacaagacaaatttgtGCCTAGTTGAAAATGGCCTCTAGTACGTCCGCTTGAGCTATAAAACTACTGCTTATTAACGCTTACACGTCCCGCCAAAACTGACAGTTTATGCCAAATCTGCCAATCATTCCAATTCCGGCATTGCGTAAAGCCACGCCGTTCTTTGGAAATCAGAGTTGTGGATCGTTCTCTCAGTGAGTCAAAGATTGCGCCGGGAgtgttttgaagagaaaacTGACTTAAACGTTCCTCGACGTCAACTCACGACTTAATATGTCGAAGAGGACAAAGCAACCACTAATTCACCGGTTTTTCGGACCGTCATCAGCAAGGTAAGCATTAATAGATTAGTGTATTACACGAGTACGCTTAATTCTAGCAAGCAGACAGTGGTGATTTCTCGAGAGTTGCTTCATGAATcgatttaaaactgaaatatcaTAAGTTTACATTCTAAATATTCTTCTCTAGATCGGAGACCAGCGAAGATAATGAGTCTTTTGACCAATCATCTAATTCTTCCAGCAGTTTGAATGAGAGCTCGAGTAGTGCAAAGAGGATTTGTTGCTCTAGCGATGCCGGTAAGAACATTTTCCATAACAAAAAATACTACAAGCTATCAATTTGGCACTTGTcaacactttttttattttgtgtttacagAGACCGAAAAAGTGACCCAAACCGGTAGAGGCAGTGAAGATTTGCCAGTGACCGTCGCTCGACAAAATGAGACAACTCTATCTTCTTCAAAGCAAggtatttcatttttgaaattagtgATATAAATCAGAAAGCTTAAGCTTCTATATGACATAGCATTAAACTGCAAAAGAAGTCTAATGACATCGTGAAGGCATACTGTATGATATCAGATACCGAGAAAGAGTTGAAGGAAAAGAGAGACGAGGCTGAAGCTGTGTTCAAAAGATGGTACTCTAATGCTGTCGAGCTCAGTTCAGACCTAGGTACCGAGCCCAGCGTTCCGAGAACAGCCTCAAGACAGCAGCACCGGGCAAATGCACCCCATGACACTCCTGAGGAATATTACCGTCGCAATCTGTTTGTTCCTTTTCTTGACCATATTACACAAGAGATGTCTTCAAGGTAATATGTTTTTATCAGGTCTTCTTGACATTTTAGCTACGTTGTTTGCAAAATAAGACGACCTTCAGGACGAGTTTCCCTTTAAAGTGATCAGATTCCATAGCTGTTCCCTTACTCTTCTCTAGTTATAACAGTCACACTACACAAAGTACAACAGAGTACAAATACGCAAATTCTGATCAGTGGTTATATTTTGAATTGTTCTAGATTTGGTAATACTCAGAAGACTGCTGTGCAGTTACTGGGTCTAGTTCCAAGCATCACCGTGTCACACACAGATGCAAACATTGATGCGGTTTCAGAGATGTACCGCTCAGACCTGCCAAACCCTCAAACTCTGGATGTCGAGTACCATCGATGGACGAGAAAGTGGCAGTCAGAGAGAAGCCAACCAGACGCACTTCAACCTGCATTAGAGGTACAGAActtaatgttttttgttttttaatgttcgcctttcaaattaaactgaactatttcttttttgttatcttaGGTCTGTGACGCAGACATTTTCCCCAACATCCACTGTTTGCTGCGCATTGCATGCACTATTCCAGTGACTTCAGCTGACAACGAGCGAGCAAACAGTACCTTAAAGCTGGTTAAAGGCTACCTGCGGACCACCATGACGACAGAAAGATTGTCTGGCTTGGCGCTCATGAATATTCACCACAAGAAACCCGTGGATTATGATGCTGTAGTCCAGAAATTTGTAGAACAGCAACCCCGGAGAATGTTGCTGGCTGATCCCATTTTTGAGGAATcatgaatttttaatttgaatgaatttaaaatgtttatccGTCTTGATTATTGTCAGTGTTAAGAAAATCCATCCTTTAAACTACTGTAGTTAGTACAAAAATGGAGGTGACTTTAGAGCAATTAAGCCACTTCAAATTGCCCCTGAAAACGCTGGAAATCGCATTTCAGAGgccctaaaataaaaaattttccgggggagcatgcccccggacccccctagggGCTACCGCCTTCGGCGGGCGTTTATCCGAACCCCCCTTCGtcaaatcctggatccgccccagTAGGAGTTATTCCAAGGAAAAACTCCTCAATGAATTTGTACAGGAGATTCTGGCTGTTTTTGTATGCGATGTTCAGGGCATAATGAAATGCCATAAGAATGAAAAGACAATAAATATAACTTGTGAGTTCCACTTCACAAACGACTTTCCTGTCTGCCACAAGAAAAGCTTGGGAGTCTTCATCTTCTTCGTTATCGACGGCCACAATAAGCCAGGGCTGCTCTGTTTTGAAACCATTTCCTTTTCCCTTTGCATAGGCCTCCACATCCTCATTCTACAAAATAGCAAGTTACATGCAATGTCATAAAGTCTGTCACTAGGTCAGCGCGTTTGCTAATTCATTACAATCAATAGGCCGCTTcaatatattttaaatcttcAACATGATAGTAAGTCTTGGAGGACACaggcaaagaaaataataaacacGTTTATacggtaattttctttgtttgtgtcatCTAGGACTCAGTATCATGTTGAATACTAACAAATTATCGAAAGTGGCTTATTGTTAAAAGGGGTTAGCCACAGTAGATCGAAACTGAATACAATGAAAAATTGGCTTGTGCCAGCTGAAGAACTGGAGATGAGTCACATGACATTCCCTGCCGTCCCAGAGTGAGAGAGCAAAACGAAGCTTGTTTTGCATATCTGTAAAAATATCAACCAATCAACGCCTGAGGGTCGGATCCTGAACCATCTGCATTAACCTCGTTACCAGGTTCTGTCTCCTACCCTTCGAGAGAgatccctgggaacgaggttatcGTCTGCATACAGGCCACTCACTCGCCATTTCGCGGCTCACTGTCTGACTTTCGCGaagaaatttcaagaaaaacctccgGGACCAGGGTAGTACTAAAGCAGTTCCACCACGTAAAAGTAAGTAAAAAGTATATGATGTGTAATTCTACCATAGGCTAGAAGTGTAAATAAAAGAGGCGGTAAGTTGCCAATTTTAAAGGTCTGTGAAGACTTCGTCCTCATAGACCGTGAGCTTTTTGACTTGACTTAAAAGAGATCGATATCATAGTTTATCTAGCTCAAATCAAGGCAGTTATAATTTTAGTATTAATTATTTTGTCTTTCCTGGTCgtttttaatttcatatagaaGACTAGAGGCTCTGTGAGGTACGTATTTCCACAGGTGGCCCAGACGTAGTGACTGTAGTGAGCGTCAATAACATAGGCGAATGGGATCAGTCGTCGATATTCGATTGAAGAGGAGttagaaaatgtcattttccaaaTAAATATATCTTTACCATAATCTCTTTGTGCTAAAGTGTAGAATTTGCT from Porites lutea chromosome 1, jaPorLute2.1, whole genome shotgun sequence encodes the following:
- the LOC140946216 gene encoding 52 kDa repressor of the inhibitor of the protein kinase-like — encoded protein: MISDTEKELKEKRDEAEAVFKRWYSNAVELSSDLGTEPSVPRTASRQQHRANAPHDTPEEYYRRNLFVPFLDHITQEMSSRFGNTQKTAVQLLGLVPSITVSHTDANIDAVSEMYRSDLPNPQTLDVEYHRWTRKWQSERSQPDALQPALEVCDADIFPNIHCLLRIACTIPVTSADNERANSTLKLVKGYLRTTMTTERLSGLALMNIHHKKPVDYDAVVQKFVEQQPRRMLLADPIFEES